aatttatttgtaGATGTAGCATATGGAACAGTAAAATTGAATACTTATGAATAAGGTTATGATGTGAAGATTTAGCGTAGTAGCTTTCTAATCCCTGctttaatttcattttagATCCTCTATTGGAAACCAAACAATATTTGCCCGATTAGAGATTATACAGTTATTTCattgaaataattttgGACATTACTATTATATAGTTGTCAGGAATAATATATCGGAGTACTATAAGCGTGTTCATCGAATCATTGTTTGTTCGTGACGAAAGTTCCACAGATAAAGTAAGATATTTATGAGCTTTAAGTATGGTAGCTTCTGAAGGAGAGTTTATCAGCTAGTTATTGGGTAATGAAACATTGAATAAACAGTCATTTCGCCTTTCTAGTGAAGAAATTTATAGCAGTTATTGCAGTCTGTATAGttttttacattttttttgttttttctccATTATATGGTTACTACTACATAAAATTTAATACCAATACGTACATTAACTTGACTCAATTATGGACATCCAAAAAGTATACTGtagtattttttatatcCGGTCTTTCTGCACTATGAAGAAATATAGTTGTTTTAAAGTTCAACTTTATATGTCTCTGTTACACTCTTTTTTACTGTAAGAAATAAAGGAGTGATAGCTTGCAGGTTCAAATGacttttttaattttattgtttattttggtttttattaaattatttttaatgttttggttaatttgttcaattttACATAGAAACGGCTTGTgatttaaattttaaaCTATAATGATGAGAATGAactttaatatattaatcCTACATTATCAATGTTGATTAActaaatatcaaataaatcatCAATAGTATTATTGCTATCCAGAACACTAACCTATTATTATTCCTTTTCATGCATTATTTTTCTAGATTGATTAATTCTATCCATGCTATTATTAAGTTACAGTTTCTAGACTGTATGACTGTTTTGATATCTTTCCCAGTTTAAAAACTTGATAATTTGTTAAAGCTATAACTCTACATCTCTAACTATATGTGACTAATTTAGACGGATCCAGCGCTTCATTTTATAAGATAAACCTGACAGCATCACAGCAATTTTTAGCCGGGTAATTGTATCTTACAATGGCTCTGAAAAATCAATTCTAATTTTGTAAATGAAGAATGAACATAATAACCACAAGGTCATCGATTAGGTAAAATAATTGGGTTTAAAAACCATTTCGATTGATATTCTCTTCACTCATAGAGCTATATACCACTATTGTCAGAATTTACCAAAAATTGCTAACCATCCTTTACTAAAAGATAACATTACACACCGAGATAGATTGACTAATCAAACATCAAATGGCATATGGAGTAAACAGCACCCAAATCAATCTATTGTCTAATTTTGAAGAGACCCAATATAGGCCATACAAAATTGCTCATCAATCAGTTTCTCTTGATGTGGATATTTATAATCATTGCATAAAGGGATCAGCTACTATTATTCTGATTCCTCTTATTCAGCACCTGGAATATGTCACATTTGACAGTAAAGGCTTAGAAATAACAGACGTCACAATTGAGTCAAGAAGGTCCGCTaactatatatatgatgATCAACAAAGAACTCAGCATGAGGTATACCtaaattctttcaatgaCAACCTTTTACTGAAAAATAACTCTGTACATCAAACCGAATTTTATAAGGAACGAATTGGAGAATTTAATTTTGCACCATCTGAAGAAACAAGGTCgcaaataacaataaaaataccGTCGAATATCAAGATAACCTTACAGAACACAGATCTACTCTCAAATTATACACCAATAACTCCTACCATCAAAGGAACACCAGCTTCTCAAGAGGCGGTCTATACTCCTTtgacaataaaaatagacTACAATGTAGACCAGCCCACTTCTGGTTTGGTTTTTGATACTGTATCCAAAACTGAACCTGAACTGTGGAATGTTTTTACAACTAACTCAGAATTGGGCTGTGGGGGATCTAATTGGATGCCATGCATAGATACTTTAGATGAAAAATGTACTTGGGAGATCGAAATTAGTATCCCAAAAACTGTTCATGACCTTATTAAAGAGAGTAGGTTAAGTGAAAGGTTAGCACGGAATAAATTTGGAAGTGATGATACAAATACGTTATTATCCAAAGCAGCTCAAGAAGAGTatgatgttgaagaaaaccTAGCTAACGAGGAAAgtgaaaatgataatcaAAACCCATTGAGTAGAGAGATCATGGTAGTTTGTAGTGAATATTCTACAGTGAAACAGCTGCTTCATCCCACTGATATTAGCAAGAAGATATTTTCGTTTCAAATTTTCAACCCCATATCAGCACAGTTTATAGGATGGTCTGTTGGTGCATTTGATACATGGCAGTTACCGCAATTATCTAAAAAGCTTGACTATGACGAAGATTTAGATGAGATCAGAAAAATTACTGAGAATAGCAATTCCGGCGAAGATAATATTGGGATTCAAGTCTTTACACTCCCCCAATCTGATGTCACGGAAACATTAATCATGAATAGCTGTCTGATATTACAGAGAATTATGGACTTCTACTCAAAAGAGTTTGGGTCCTTCccattttcatcatattCCCTCCTATTTCTTCCGTGTGCTTCACAAAACACTCTAGATTTTGCTGGATTTAGTATTTTTAACACCCGTTTGTTGTATCCACCAGAAATTATTGACCAGATGCTACCAACAACAGAAAAGCTAGCAATAGCGTTGGCGAACCAGTGGTCTGGAGTAAATATCACTCCAGCAACCTTAAATGACTTTTGGTGCTGTAAAGGTATTGCTGGGTATATGCTTTTAAGGGTCATAAAGAGCATTTTTGGTAACAACATGTTTCATTACAAACTGAAAATGAATACAACCAAGATCATCGAGGAAGATATAGGGAGACCGCCATTGGGAAACTCATTCAGCCAACTGTCATCTAGGCCAATTTCATTACGATCTTCagcttttgattttatgGAGTTGAAAAGCCCCATGGTGTTACATATTCTTGACCGTAGAATGACTAAAACCGAAAGATCCTTTGGCATGTCCAGGGTACTtccaaaaatatttctacAGGCAATGTCTGGGGATTTGCCAAACAATGCTCTCACATCATCCCATTTTCAGCATGTCTGTGAAAAAGTGAATAAGAGTAAACTAGAGAGCTTTTTTCAGCAGTGGGTTTTTGGTTCAGGTGTACCATTGTTTAGAGTTACTCAACGTTATAATAAGAAGAGAATGGTGGTAGAAATGGGTATCAGACAGTATCCTAATGATACCGACGAGTTCAATGAGCGCGATAAGAGTAAGATGGAagatttcttcaacaaagcACTAAATTCACTTGAAGCACCAAATGTCAACAAAACATCTATATTTACAGGTTCGATTACAATAAGGATTCATGATTCTGATGGTACACCTTATGAACATTTAGTAGAAATTAAAGATATCTATACTAAAGTAGATATTCAGTACAACACCAAACATAAGAAAACTAGAACAAGGAAAAATAACGAAGATGAGAAAACAAACGAAATTAGATATGGTACTTCAGGTAGTgacatttcttttcttgggAATATACTTGATAGTGATACTGAGTGTCAAGATTGGGGTATTGTTCACCCAAGCACTGCTGTAGCTAACCTTAGTGGGGATGAAATACAGAGGGCCAATGAAAGTACTATTGAATGGATTAGAATTGATTCAGATTTTGAATGGCTCTCAACCTTTTATCTCAACCAGCCAGACTATATGTTTGCTACGCAATTGCAGAGAGATAGTGACATCGAAGCTCAACTGGAGAGTGTTTGGTATTATGGTGATAATCTAAGAGATAATATGGCGtcaaaaatatatgcaTCTCAATTGGTTCGGACCTTAATGGATGATCGGTATTTTTATGGAATTCGAATTCAGGCTGCGAAAGCACTCTCAagatatatttgtaaaCCAACTGACAAAGAACATTTTCTCCTTACCGCATTTAAAAAGTTGTATTGTCATGATAACTCAAATATTCCCAAGTCAAATAACTTCTCCAGTTTTCAAGACTACTTTCTTCAGATGTCCTTCCCATCCTTAATTGCTGAAATTAAAGATCATTACGGTGACACACCTGACTATATTGGAGATTTTCTTCTCGACATCCTGAGTTATAATGACAACTCTGAAAACTCTTATTATGATACTTACTACTTGTGTGAGATTTTTGAATTCACTGTCAATTGTTGTAATGGCGGAAACAGAAACCATGTAACAAAACTTATGGAACAAATACGAAGATATGAACATTTAGAATATTGGTCTCCTAGCTATAATTTAGCCCTAACATCAAAACTTATAGAAATTAAATGCAGGCTACATACAAAGGGAATATTACTTTTTGAGCCAATTGATTATGAAATTTTGACCCGACTAGCTGGAGAAAGATGGATGGGTGAATCCCTGATCTGTTACTCAAACTTCGGTATCGCAAAGGATtttcataataaaattaacCCGGTTAGAATATCTACTTTTGGTGGAGATAAGGTTATACATTTCAGAGAAGGAACACAAGATGCCTCACTCGCTGCAATGAAAAGTTTACTGGTTTGCTGCTCTTTGAAAAACCAAGATATATTACAGCTCTTTGCTATGTTCCTTGCATTTGAGAAAGATGCGTATCTCAAAGAGGGTTTTGTGCATTCATTCATCTTTGCTATGAATACATGCATAACGACAATGAAAAACCAGGATATAATTGATGattttaaagaaatttgtGAGTCATGCTGCCCAGAAGATAATATTGAGCAATTAAGTGACGAAGAAGAATTATCAACCATGCGTGTAGTAGATGATTTTGCAGAAGAAAGAACggagaagagaaagaggGCCTTCAAAAGCGGAATCTATGGTGTTCTTCCCTGGTTTATACATCAATTTGAATCATACTTACCGTTACAAGAAATTTTATGGGAAGTTTTGCATAATCCATTGATTACAACCTACCAAAGAAAGGTACTATTTGATATTGTCAATATCATGTATACTCAAGAAGACGAGTACAAAGTAACACTATCATTACCTCGAGCTAAGAAATTGACCGCCACAACATTGGAAGATCATAAAGTTGTAATTAAGAGAAAAGGTGCTCTTAGACTTCATATCAACACAAATGCAGCTTCATATAACAAAAGTTCTAATGCACCTACatctaataaaatcaaactGAAAACCGGATCAAAGCCAAATATTTCAATCAATACCATCAAAAACTCCGTCGTAGCTTCAAAACCGGCAAAGAAAGCAAAGAAACCCACAATCAATAGGGTAGGTTTACTTCCCATTCGATTTGTTAAAATTAGCGGTGAGAATGTAGAACTTTCGTCTGTTCCCTTCAGCAAGAATATTGAATTCTTAAAGGTTAACAAAAGGACATTTCAACTTAAAATAAAGACCAAACCAAAGAACCAAATATAACAATGAGCATGGCCTGTTTATAAGAGATAAGTTAAAAGTTAGGCTGAATGGTTCACTTTTTAAATGAATTACAGGGATACATATAGCAGAATTACTATTTAGCCTTATTTAGATCTTTTGTACACCTTATTCAAGAACGCAGTCAATACTTCTTTCTTAAAACCACGACTTTCATCAACTTGACtaattttatcttttaGCTCGTTTGCAACAGCTTCCTCATATTCACGGTAAtgaatatcaatttttaaTTCACTGAAAACAGCCTTACAGTTAGCTTCACATTTTGAATCCTTGCGGCCATAATTTTCATCTAAGATCTTTCTTTGCTTCTCATTTGCCAATTCCAAAGCTTTATTAATAATCCATGAACACTTATTATCTTGAATATCTGTACCAATTTTTCCAATTTGCTCTGGTGTACCGAAACAATCCAAATAATCATCCTGAATTTGGAAGTATTCCCCCAATGGAATCAGAACATCTTGGGCCTGCTTCAGATCCTTCGAATCGTTAACACCAGCGGCATACATAGCAAGAGCAACTGGAAGATAAAAGGAGTAGTAAGCAGTTTTGAAGATCACAATAAAGGAATGTTTGGAAAGCGAAAATTTAGATAAGTCAACATGATCTTCTGGCGCAGTAATTAAGTCTAACAATTGACCCAACTCAGTTTGGAAAGTAACATCATGGAACAATTCTAACAAATCAACATAATATGAGTCATTTCTGAAatgtttcttcaatagtACATATATGGCAGCCTCGAGCATAAAAGCATCATTAATTGCTATCTCATTGACATTTTTAACACGGTACCAACATGGTTGACCTCTTCTTGTAATGGACTTGTCCATCATATCATCGGCTACTAAAAAGTAGGCTTGTAATAACTCAATGCACCATCCCAATAGAGCAACCTTCTtatattcatcatctttCATATCATCAACGGACTCATATCCTTTAAGAATGGCATAAGTATCAACCACTGACAAGCCTCGGTTCAACTTACCACCAGGTGTGTTGTAGTTTAGTGAAGATTCGTACCACTCAATAGCCTCCTTAGGCATACCATAACCCTCAAGCACAACTCTCAATTCTTGGACCAATGATGGGAattcatcaacaaatttttgtCTACTTGCTTCTTTTGACATGGCTACTTGTTTCTTTGCTGATTATATTAAATTATCCTATCGATATTAGTAAGCGTTCTGGCCGCACAATTGACTTTGGCTTATTAAAAATCTCAATTTATCgattaataatatattcaattaTAGCAATTAATTGTATTTACAAGTTACCGTTTCTCTCGAAACAATATTTCCATGTCGTTCagcttttatatatttcgAATTTTTGTTCGTACGCTGCAATCGGAGTTAAGAcgtttttattttatatcgAGGGCCCAATTTCATTTAGCTAAAGGAACAAAACCGATATCGAACTAAATACAACGCAGCTTTGAAGTAAGTATATATTATGGGATCACTATTTTAGCAAAGCCATTTACTTCCTCCTCACCAGTTAAGAATAAAGAATTGCTGTTGACGATAGTTCAAACTAACTCATTTAATGACTAAGCCCACCCACGTCTTGAAGACATAACATGTACATTTGCGAATCGCttttaaatattatattatacacctttattaaaaatattagtatTCATGATACAGTATAGCATCATACAAGATTCAGATTTATTTTCCTCTCATCTTCCTTTCATGAtttgaataagaaaaaaaaagagaaatcAAAACCGAGTTAAATTCAGTTCGTAATTTTGCTTATTTCCGTCTACTCTTGCCTGGTCTGCTCTTCTTTCTGTTAGAAAAACCAGTTATATCAGCAGATGATTGTGCATCATTCTTTCTCTTGAATCGTTTCATGCCTCCTTGACCGTATTTCGAATTCTTGGCCTGTCTTTTGGAGTTAGGCTTCCTTCTCTTGGTATCCTCAGATTCTGTTGCTTCTTCGATACCAACATTGAAATCCATATCTCCAATCTCGTTAtgctttctctttttcttcaggTTTTTAATTCTGTCCAAAGTTTCTCTCTTCTCCAATTGACGTTTCTGTAGCGTCGCAACTTGAACTTGTTTACCaaactttttcaattgcCTTTGCTTCCTGGCATCCTCACGGGCCTTCTTTTCGCTAGCTTCCTGAACTAATTTATGTTTAATCTTATCCATGTGCTCATCATTCTTAACCATTTCGGCAAAGTAGTCCAATGGTCTCTTAAATGGAACTTTTAacttctttaatttttccTTAGCTATGTTAACCGCATCCAAACTTTGCTTATAGAAGGCTAATTCTCTCTCAGTGTCATCATAGATATCTTTCATACCCTCATCAGTATTAGTCTCAGATGTGACAGACTGATGCTCTTCAAATGAATGTTTTGCCCAAGGAAGTTGTATACGTTCTAATGAATGTTTTAGTGCTTTAGTGTTATTAATCGTCAATTTATGGTGAGGTACAACGTCTGCGTCAGAATCGAATTCGACATCTGATAATGGtacatcttcttcttcatcttctttatcttcatcattttctGAATCCATTGAAGCATCGTCTGGCTTAGAAATGGCAAAGTCTTCTTCCTCTGAATCACTATTTTCCAATCTATCTAGATCAATTCTGGACTTAGACACATCCTGTTGGTCAGCATTTGCATCATCCGTAATTAAGCTTTCATTATCACCACTCTTCTTCAAGgctttcttcaactttcgcttctctttctttgataGCGTCTGACTTACATACTCTTCATTATCGTTCTTTTCTTCGTCCGATTCTGATTCTGATTCTGATTCTGGCTTTAATTCAGGTTGCTTTCCTTCAATACGTTTTTGAGAAGCTTGCGTTGTTTTCTTCTCATTAACTTTGCCTTTCTCATGAGCCAGCAGCTCTTTCAACTTGAAACCTTTAGCCATGCTGTCTTTTTTTAGTTTCTCAATGATACCTATTATCTCTATAATAACTAACTAGTAGACTGAGTACAAAT
This window of the Nakaseomyces glabratus chromosome L, complete sequence genome carries:
- the TAF2 gene encoding transcription initiation factor TFIID subunit TAF2 (CAGL0L00297g~Ortholog(s) have cell division site, cytosol, nucleus localization); this encodes MAYGVNSTQINLLSNFEETQYRPYKIAHQSVSLDVDIYNHCIKGSATIILIPLIQHLEYVTFDSKGLEITDVTIESRRSANYIYDDQQRTQHEVYLNSFNDNLLLKNNSVHQTEFYKERIGEFNFAPSEETRSQITIKIPSNIKITLQNTDLLSNYTPITPTIKGTPASQEAVYTPLTIKIDYNVDQPTSGLVFDTVSKTEPELWNVFTTNSELGCGGSNWMPCIDTLDEKCTWEIEISIPKTVHDLIKESRLSERLARNKFGSDDTNTLLSKAAQEEYDVEENLANEESENDNQNPLSREIMVVCSEYSTVKQLLHPTDISKKIFSFQIFNPISAQFIGWSVGAFDTWQLPQLSKKLDYDEDLDEIRKITENSNSGEDNIGIQVFTLPQSDVTETLIMNSCLILQRIMDFYSKEFGSFPFSSYSLLFLPCASQNTLDFAGFSIFNTRLLYPPEIIDQMLPTTEKLAIALANQWSGVNITPATLNDFWCCKGIAGYMLLRVIKSIFGNNMFHYKLKMNTTKIIEEDIGRPPLGNSFSQLSSRPISLRSSAFDFMELKSPMVLHILDRRMTKTERSFGMSRVLPKIFLQAMSGDLPNNALTSSHFQHVCEKVNKSKLESFFQQWVFGSGVPLFRVTQRYNKKRMVVEMGIRQYPNDTDEFNERDKSKMEDFFNKALNSLEAPNVNKTSIFTGSITIRIHDSDGTPYEHLVEIKDIYTKVDIQYNTKHKKTRTRKNNEDEKTNEIRYGTSGSDISFLGNILDSDTECQDWGIVHPSTAVANLSGDEIQRANESTIEWIRIDSDFEWLSTFYLNQPDYMFATQLQRDSDIEAQLESVWYYGDNLRDNMASKIYASQLVRTLMDDRYFYGIRIQAAKALSRYICKPTDKEHFLLTAFKKLYCHDNSNIPKSNNFSSFQDYFLQMSFPSLIAEIKDHYGDTPDYIGDFLLDILSYNDNSENSYYDTYYLCEIFEFTVNCCNGGNRNHVTKLMEQIRRYEHLEYWSPSYNLALTSKLIEIKCRLHTKGILLFEPIDYEILTRLAGERWMGESLICYSNFGIAKDFHNKINPVRISTFGGDKVIHFREGTQDASLAAMKSLLVCCSLKNQDILQLFAMFLAFEKDAYLKEGFVHSFIFAMNTCITTMKNQDIIDDFKEICESCCPEDNIEQLSDEEELSTMRVVDDFAEERTEKRKRAFKSGIYGVLPWFIHQFESYLPLQEILWEVLHNPLITTYQRKVLFDIVNIMYTQEDEYKVTLSLPRAKKLTATTLEDHKVVIKRKGALRLHINTNAASYNKSSNAPTSNKIKLKTGSKPNISINTIKNSVVASKPAKKAKKPTINRVGLLPIRFVKISGENVELSSVPFSKNIEFLKVNKRTFQLKIKTKPKNQI
- the ERG20 gene encoding bifunctional (2E,6E)-farnesyl diphosphate synthase/dimethylallyltranstransferase (CAGL0L00319g~Putative farnesyl pyrophosphate synthetase); this translates as MSKEASRQKFVDEFPSLVQELRVVLEGYGMPKEAIEWYESSLNYNTPGGKLNRGLSVVDTYAILKGYESVDDMKDDEYKKVALLGWCIELLQAYFLVADDMMDKSITRRGQPCWYRVKNVNEIAINDAFMLEAAIYVLLKKHFRNDSYYVDLLELFHDVTFQTELGQLLDLITAPEDHVDLSKFSLSKHSFIVIFKTAYYSFYLPVALAMYAAGVNDSKDLKQAQDVLIPLGEYFQIQDDYLDCFGTPEQIGKIGTDIQDNKCSWIINKALELANEKQRKILDENYGRKDSKCEANCKAVFSELKIDIHYREYEEAVANELKDKISQVDESRGFKKEVLTAFLNKVYKRSK
- the EBP2 gene encoding Ebp2p (CAGL0L00341g~Ortholog(s) have mRNA binding activity, role in nuclear division, rRNA processing, ribosomal large subunit biogenesis and mitotic spindle pole body, nuclear periphery, nucleolus, preribosome, large subunit precursor localization), which encodes MAKGFKLKELLAHEKGKVNEKKTTQASQKRIEGKQPELKPESESESESDEEKNDNEEYVSQTLSKKEKRKLKKALKKSGDNESLITDDANADQQDVSKSRIDLDRLENSDSEEEDFAISKPDDASMDSENDEDKEDEEEDVPLSDVEFDSDADVVPHHKLTINNTKALKHSLERIQLPWAKHSFEEHQSVTSETNTDEGMKDIYDDTERELAFYKQSLDAVNIAKEKLKKLKVPFKRPLDYFAEMVKNDEHMDKIKHKLVQEASEKKAREDARKQRQLKKFGKQVQVATLQKRQLEKRETLDRIKNLKKKRKHNEIGDMDFNVGIEEATESEDTKRRKPNSKRQAKNSKYGQGGMKRFKRKNDAQSSADITGFSNRKKSRPGKSRRK